TATTGATGGACCGGGCTACCTGAACAAGTGACAGGTGTCAGCGATACCAGATGACTGCTGCTGCGTCCGGGCGCGGGTAAAGGACGCCCGCTCAGGCCGGCGGAGCGGCTGCGGCCGCAGCGGGTATGGCAGCGGCAGGCGCCATCGCCGGCGTGCCGCCCCCAGTCCGCTCGCTGGCGGCGGCGAGGGCCTGGTTGATGCGGTGCGTGGTACCGCGCTGGTCCAGGTCCACGCCGATGAGGTAGGCGAAGCGGCCATCGCATCGCAGCTGCGTGGACTCGAGACCTTCCGTATCCGCCAGGACCCGCTTCAAGGCCTTGGCCCAGCCGCGCCCCGGCACGCTGTCCAGTTCAACCACCACCACCGACTCGCCGCAATCCAGCGGCAGAGCCTCCTGACGGACGACTTTCGGCGCTGCATCTAACCGGGCACTCATGGCGGGAGCTCCTGCAAGGTGGCGACGGCCGAAGTATCCACGGCGTGCGCCAAGACCCTGTCAAGGCAGAGGCAGCCCGATGTATACGGGCGGGCTTCGCACTGTCGATCTGCTGTCGTCAGCGCTTAATGACACTCCCAAGCGCCTCATCCAACAAACGATTGACGACATAAGTGCATTTTTATGCTCTGGGTCAAAAGCTGACGTCAGCACCGGGCTGGCTGTTTAGGTCCTTCCTACGTCCGCTATCGGCCAGAAGCGGACATTGCTACCCAATGCTGTTTGCGCACCCAAACTCACAGCTCAGCTCGGGAGTTCTAATGAGAATTTGTCCGCAATCTCAAGTGAGCAGTCAGATGAATCCTCGACTCACAGGCAATCTGTAGAGCGAGCTTCCTATGTACCAGCAGGTCAGGGCGATGTCCAATGCGCAGTGTGTATGACGTTTCCGTTGGCATCCACTTCGATAGACCACGCTTCAGTGTCTAGACTAAGCCTGTTCTCATACCACAGCCGCTCAACGCACCTCTGGCTACATTTGACACTCGCATATCGAGTGAATCTTTCGCCCTCGGTTTCAACGAAATCAGCTCTACCCAGCGACTCCAGCACTGAGACTCTAGAATCCCCCTCTCGAATTTGATCAAATTTCTTTGTGGTTGTAACAGATACTGCCGAACAACTCCCGATATAGATTACAACCAGGGCCACGACGATAAAGAGAAAAGCTTTCAACGATTACCTCCCGACATGACTGCCTTTTTTTCGTAAGCCGGCAGGGCATCCAACAGCTCTTTCGGAATATCACCGCCCTTGGGGATGTAGAACGTTCGCGCCCCCGGAAGCCTAGAGGCCGCTCTTGTCATACCCCCAGGAAATGGACTCTGCAAAGTAGACATTCCGCCCGCCATCAAGCCCTCATTTGACCGCACAGCGCAATTATCAAAAAATCCAACACTATTCATTCCAGGGTGTGCGCGAGAAAGGTACTGCGCCGACGCCAGGCTCTGCTGCGGCGTCGCAGGCACCAGTACAACGGTCTGATTGCGGACTTCACTCTGCGAACGCAGATATTCAACGGGAGAACTTCCCAGGGGCGTGTCGTTTCCGTAGCTATACATCCCATTGTCACTAATAGCAATCCCGACATGTCCGAAGAAGTTTAGACTACCCTCTCGAACGCCACCACCAACAATAAGGTAATCCAGCCCTAACGGATCAATCCTCGCAACAGGACCAGCCCCGGTATATAAGTAGGTATTAATACCGCCGGACAGACCTATCGGATCGCTCTGGAAATAGCGACCTACGTTCGGCTCATACTCCCTGTGGTAGTTAAAGAACAGCCCACTTGCCTCCGTCGCCTGCTGCCCCGGGAAGCGCAACGCGAGATCAAACTCCACACCATCCCCATCGGGATCATTGGCCGGCGCTTGGTTACCAAATACTTCGCTCTTGCTGCTCCACTCCCAGATCGCCACATCGCGCACAGGATCGATCACCACGCGTGGGGTGCCCAGATGATCCGGCTGGATGTATGCCAGCTCCGGCACACCAGCACCCGCCGCATTGATCAACGCCACCGGGTAGTTGTCCAGCCAGATCGCCTGCTGCTGGGCTTGCCCCGTTGCCGAGTAGTTGCCCAGCCACTGCCCGGCTTCGTTGTACACCGTGATCTGGGTATTTCCGCCTTCCGGGGCGCGCAGTACACGCTCACCGCGATGGTTATAGCCGTAGCTTTCCAGCACTGCATTGCCCTGCTTCACCGCATTCATACGGTTGGCATCGTTGTAGGTGAACACCTTGCTGCCGATGCTGGTGGTGTTGCCCGCTGCGTCATGGCTGCGCGCCTCGCCATCCACGGCGGTCAAGCGATGGCTGGTGGCCGGATAGCTGTAAGTCGACGTGCCAGCCGAGGTGGTGAGCGAGGTGCGGTTGCCCGTGGCGTCATAGCCATAGGTTTCAATTGGCGTGCTCGTTGCACCGTCCTGGGTCTGGGTCAGGCGGCCCAGCGTGTCATAGGCGTACTTCGCAAGCACGGCTGAACCGGTGCCGTTCTTCAACTCGGTGATCGAGCCCACCGCGTCATAGCCAAAGCCCAGGGACAGGCCGCCGGTAGCCGGGTCGTGCACGGCCTGAGGGCGGTAGTCCAGATCCAGCGGGCGCTGCAGCTGCCGGCCGTTGCCGTAGGTCCAGCCGGTGGCCGGGCCGAATGCCGCATAGGTCACGTCGTTGACCACGACCTGTCGCGCCTGCCCCGGTCGCGTCAGGCCAATCTGGCTGATGCGGCCCAGCGTGTCGCGCACGTAGTCAGCCACGCTGCCATCCGGGTAGGTCAACGATGCGAGGCTACCGGACTTGCTGTACGTGTAGCGCAAGGTGCTGGCGACGCCGTTCACGGTCTGCACCTTGCGGGTGATCTGCCCGAAGCGGTCATGGCAGTACTGGGTGCTGCCATTGGCATGCAGCACCTGCCCCAGCCGGCCCTTGGCAAAGCGCTCGTCGCTTGCACACACCGCCGGGGCCACGTCGTAGTGATAGCCCACATCCATGTTGGGGTCGGGGTAGGCCACGCCGATTAGACGGTTGAGCGCATCGTAGGTGTACGCGGCGGTGATACCCCGCGCGTCGGTAGCTGTCTTGCGGTTGCCCGCTGCGTCCACGGTGAAACCGGTACTGCCGCTGTCCGGGCTCACCTGCCCGGTCAGGTCACCAAAGCCGTTGTAGGCATAGGTGGTGTGCAGGCCCTTCGGGTCAGTCACCTGGGTCACCTGGTCCAAGGCGTTGTACTGGCTGCCGATCTCCGCCTCCACGCCACCGACATCCTGCAGGGTCTGCGCCAGACGGTTCAACGGGTCGTACTGCTGGCGGGTCACGCGCTGCAGGGCGTCGGTGACCGTCTGCGGATTGCCGTTGGCATCGTAGGTGAAGCCGGTGGCGTGGCCGCTGGCATCCTTCAAGGCGGTCAGCTGGCCCAAGGTGTTGTAGGTACGCGCCAGTGTGCGCCGCAGCGTGCCGCCGGCATCAACGGTGTTTTCGTCCAGGCGGTTGCCGGCATTGTCCAGCGAGTAGTGAATCGTGTTACCGGCACTGTCAGCCACGTCCGTCAGCCGCTGCGCGGCGTCGTAGACATAGGTCACGCTGCTGCCATCGGGCTCGGTGATCTGCTGCACCTGGCCGGTCGGCCAATAGCTGATCTGGGTGACACGATCCTTAGCCGTGGTGGCCCCACGCACGGTGACCGAAGTCGGCCAGCCACGGGCATGGTAGGTGTAGTCGGTGACCACACCATTGGCATCCTTCACTGACAGCGGCCGCCCGTAGGTGTCGTAGGCCAGCGTCTCCACCGTCTGCCCGAGTGCATTGGTAACGCTGCGCACGTCGCCCTTGCGATGGGTGCAGGCA
This genomic stretch from Stenotrophomonas sp. SAU14A_NAIMI4_5 harbors:
- a CDS encoding RHS repeat-associated core domain-containing protein encodes the protein MLNRLKTLSHAAVAMLVLGCMAPLAVQGQESKITWRISQPAGNASEFSTQQEAVEAFKTLPVPPGVPAEYQHVWANVKTIKSKSVAFGGSVAITYWIGMSEPTDPEWTYNMRFETEAELIADFLQYEQNPSCPGRALTPLGAWQEIYPGMEGRVELRHYRSTVMYGDNIDYPCEAFESEIAISRMRRLNCPVEATGWSDKYEACVNEDFVATITSKTVECDASGGGGLCGQGGGRARCDGSVGNPCDVKTGEKYEIAEDFDLGWINLTRHYHSGISTSIGGFGHGWTHSLDVQLALDDNDNVGLIEGTGYQRPFKRVGQAFEAADGSGDRLVQNGNWTLYSAGEVSTFDANGRLTAKQFTDGTSLAYLYDDSDRIAAVVHSSGRRLEFVYPSNDYDALISSVLVEGVPLTTYTYTPQNQVATVTHAGGGVRTYHYENSNFPQHLTGLTAEDGRRYSTFIYDSIGRVISSQHAGGADGVTLAYSPAGGAVVTDALGRQTDYTLTPGGATAPPRKVAGVSDSQGAVSRTYYDQSVDFRRRLDTYTDQRGVQTKHTYAEASDPVSGRPVSIHTMNEAVGTPEQRTTRITRDVQTNVVLATQVGNRTVGTTYNARFQPTATTVTDTATGQARTTLYSYCDAADVAAAGDCPVEGLLKRVDGPRTDVADTATYAYYAGDDAGCATNGACTHRKGDVRSVTNALGQTVETLAYDTYGRPLSVKDANGVVTDYTYHARGWPTSVTVRGATTAKDRVTQISYWPTGQVQQITEPDGSSVTYVYDAAQRLTDVADSAGNTIHYSLDNAGNRLDENTVDAGGTLRRTLARTYNTLGQLTALKDASGHATGFTYDANGNPQTVTDALQRVTRQQYDPLNRLAQTLQDVGGVEAEIGSQYNALDQVTQVTDPKGLHTTYAYNGFGDLTGQVSPDSGSTGFTVDAAGNRKTATDARGITAAYTYDALNRLIGVAYPDPNMDVGYHYDVAPAVCASDERFAKGRLGQVLHANGSTQYCHDRFGQITRKVQTVNGVASTLRYTYSKSGSLASLTYPDGSVADYVRDTLGRISQIGLTRPGQARQVVVNDVTYAAFGPATGWTYGNGRQLQRPLDLDYRPQAVHDPATGGLSLGFGYDAVGSITELKNGTGSAVLAKYAYDTLGRLTQTQDGATSTPIETYGYDATGNRTSLTTSAGTSTYSYPATSHRLTAVDGEARSHDAAGNTTSIGSKVFTYNDANRMNAVKQGNAVLESYGYNHRGERVLRAPEGGNTQITVYNEAGQWLGNYSATGQAQQQAIWLDNYPVALINAAGAGVPELAYIQPDHLGTPRVVIDPVRDVAIWEWSSKSEVFGNQAPANDPDGDGVEFDLALRFPGQQATEASGLFFNYHREYEPNVGRYFQSDPIGLSGGINTYLYTGAGPVARIDPLGLDYLIVGGGVREGSLNFFGHVGIAISDNGMYSYGNDTPLGSSPVEYLRSQSEVRNQTVVLVPATPQQSLASAQYLSRAHPGMNSVGFFDNCAVRSNEGLMAGGMSTLQSPFPGGMTRAASRLPGARTFYIPKGGDIPKELLDALPAYEKKAVMSGGNR